A window of the Isosphaera pallida ATCC 43644 genome harbors these coding sequences:
- a CDS encoding DUF362 domain-containing protein has protein sequence MSEKLTRTQLKNLERLGGVNPAEAPFSRRQFVTQVGGGLLAAGAVVGTGLAILDPWGMKAVEPPPPVRLKSYAVSGRPASRPDVVVVRSAPVRAESREVELALREEQAFRMVKAGMEALGGVESFITRGDVVVVKPNVAFDKNPDLAATTQPDTIAAVVRLCKAAGARKVIVCDNPINNPESCFFKTKVGDAARRAGAEVMLPQASYFEPLWVGGETIKTTWSMFYKPFREATKVIGVSPVKDHNLCKATVTIKNWYGLLGNPRNQFHQDIHGIISDFALMMKPTLVIADGRRLLMKNGPTGGSLNDVKVADAMVIGTEQVAVDSWCVTRLLEKKRHDIVYLDKAIQRNLGVDWSPNKLRDDVVVDVPTAESLFG, from the coding sequence ATGAGCGAAAAGCTGACCCGGACTCAGTTGAAGAATCTCGAACGTCTCGGCGGGGTCAATCCGGCCGAGGCACCATTCAGCCGTCGTCAGTTTGTGACCCAAGTGGGCGGCGGATTGCTGGCCGCCGGCGCGGTGGTGGGCACGGGGCTGGCAATCCTCGACCCCTGGGGAATGAAGGCAGTCGAGCCTCCGCCCCCGGTTCGACTCAAAAGCTACGCGGTGAGCGGCCGCCCGGCGAGTCGTCCCGACGTGGTGGTGGTTCGCTCGGCTCCCGTGCGGGCTGAGTCGCGCGAGGTTGAACTCGCCTTGCGGGAGGAGCAGGCGTTCCGCATGGTCAAGGCGGGCATGGAGGCGCTCGGCGGGGTCGAGTCGTTCATCACCCGGGGCGACGTGGTGGTGGTCAAGCCGAACGTCGCCTTCGACAAGAACCCCGACCTGGCCGCCACCACCCAGCCCGACACGATCGCGGCGGTGGTCCGGCTCTGCAAGGCGGCCGGAGCCCGTAAGGTGATCGTGTGCGACAACCCGATCAACAACCCCGAAAGCTGTTTTTTCAAGACCAAAGTGGGCGACGCCGCCCGCCGCGCTGGGGCCGAGGTGATGCTGCCCCAGGCCAGCTACTTCGAGCCGCTTTGGGTCGGGGGCGAGACAATCAAGACCACCTGGAGTATGTTCTACAAGCCGTTCCGCGAGGCCACCAAGGTGATCGGCGTCTCGCCGGTCAAGGACCACAACCTCTGCAAAGCGACCGTCACCATCAAAAACTGGTACGGGTTGCTCGGCAACCCCCGCAACCAGTTCCACCAAGATATTCACGGCATCATCTCCGACTTCGCGTTAATGATGAAACCCACCCTGGTCATCGCCGACGGGCGGCGGCTGCTCATGAAGAACGGTCCCACCGGCGGCAGCCTCAACGATGTCAAGGTGGCCGACGCGATGGTGATCGGCACCGAACAGGTCGCCGTCGATAGTTGGTGTGTCACCCGCCTGCTCGAAAAGAAACGACACGACATCGTCTATCTCGATAAAGCGATTCAGCGCAACCTGGGCGTCGATTGGTCGCCCAACAAACTGCGCGACGATGTGGTGGTGGATGTTCCCACCGCTGAGTCGCTGTTCGGCTGA
- a CDS encoding 4Fe-4S binding protein codes for MVKIRRAYEVLFLGLFLFFLIITDLRYLGGWPVSIFLEATPLVAVATALTTHTIYRNLVWGLVIIALTMVVGRVWCNWMCPFGILHHFFGWIGNTRTTKQAIEANRYRKIYAIKYYILTAMLVMASLWMIPTALNAPAKIAEVYGESEGGFSAALAAIPSGLARSAAESRVENATLQIGLLDPIALTVRSMTTSVLPTVHKATEGVYSEPREYWLGWIVGVIFVGLLLANWWIPRFFCRVLCPLGALLGVFSKFALWRIDRDPVRCTDCDLCLKSCEGASDPHKDLRKSECFVCLNCIEDCPHDALSFRFLPRRASEVTHPQVGRRSLLMAGVFGLLFYPMARLSGGVKKNFHKSVIRPPGSVAEEEFLKRCIKCDQCIRVCPTNVLQPSLFEGGVEALWTPIMVSKMGWCEYNCTLCSQVCPTGAIREISIEEKLGVGRFEAQGPIKVGTAFYNHGRCLPWAMDTHCVVCEEVCPTSPKAIFTRNVEITDRWGQTKTLKRPYIDPEKCIGCGICEHECPVKDDPAVYVTAIGETRSKERSLLLSMVAGDDTGTVVSANDRSAMGVEPREPSLLLSLVAGRDAGAVI; via the coding sequence ATGGTCAAGATTCGTCGCGCCTACGAAGTTTTGTTTCTCGGTCTGTTTCTCTTCTTTCTGATCATCACCGACCTGCGTTATCTCGGAGGCTGGCCAGTCTCGATCTTCTTGGAAGCGACACCGCTGGTGGCGGTCGCCACGGCGCTGACGACCCACACCATCTACCGCAACTTGGTTTGGGGTCTGGTCATCATCGCGCTGACGATGGTGGTGGGCCGGGTCTGGTGCAACTGGATGTGCCCCTTTGGGATTCTGCATCACTTTTTCGGCTGGATCGGTAACACCCGCACCACCAAGCAAGCGATCGAAGCCAATCGGTATCGCAAAATTTACGCAATCAAATATTATATTCTCACAGCGATGCTGGTGATGGCGTCGCTTTGGATGATCCCTACCGCGCTTAACGCCCCGGCCAAGATCGCCGAGGTGTACGGCGAGTCGGAGGGAGGATTCAGCGCGGCGCTGGCGGCGATCCCTTCAGGGTTGGCCCGCTCGGCGGCGGAAAGCCGGGTGGAGAACGCTACCCTGCAAATCGGCCTGCTGGACCCAATCGCGCTGACGGTTCGCTCGATGACCACTAGCGTGCTGCCTACGGTCCATAAGGCGACCGAGGGAGTATACAGCGAACCACGCGAATATTGGTTGGGCTGGATCGTGGGGGTGATCTTCGTCGGCCTCCTGCTGGCCAACTGGTGGATTCCCCGGTTCTTTTGCCGGGTGCTATGTCCCCTCGGGGCGCTGTTGGGCGTCTTTAGCAAGTTCGCGCTGTGGCGGATTGACCGCGACCCGGTGCGCTGCACCGATTGCGACCTCTGCCTCAAAAGCTGCGAAGGGGCCTCAGATCCGCATAAAGACCTTCGCAAATCGGAATGCTTTGTTTGTCTCAACTGCATCGAGGATTGCCCGCACGATGCGCTGTCGTTCCGTTTTCTGCCCCGGCGGGCCAGCGAGGTGACCCATCCCCAGGTTGGGCGTCGCAGTTTGCTAATGGCTGGGGTCTTCGGGCTGCTGTTTTATCCGATGGCCCGGTTGTCCGGCGGCGTGAAGAAGAACTTTCACAAGTCGGTGATCCGCCCTCCCGGATCGGTGGCCGAGGAGGAGTTCCTCAAGCGTTGCATCAAGTGCGACCAATGCATTCGGGTTTGCCCCACCAACGTGCTGCAGCCCAGCTTGTTTGAGGGCGGGGTCGAGGCGTTGTGGACGCCGATCATGGTTTCCAAAATGGGCTGGTGCGAATACAATTGCACGCTTTGCTCGCAGGTTTGTCCCACCGGGGCGATCCGGGAAATCTCAATCGAGGAGAAACTGGGGGTGGGTCGTTTCGAGGCTCAGGGGCCGATCAAGGTGGGGACGGCGTTCTACAATCATGGGCGCTGTCTGCCCTGGGCGATGGACACGCATTGCGTGGTCTGCGAGGAGGTCTGCCCGACCAGTCCCAAAGCGATCTTTACCCGCAATGTCGAGATCACCGACCGCTGGGGCCAAACCAAGACACTCAAGCGTCCCTATATCGACCCGGAAAAATGCATTGGTTGCGGCATCTGTGAACACGAATGTCCGGTGAAGGACGACCCGGCGGTGTACGTGACCGCCATCGGGGAAACCCGCAGCAAGGAACGGTCGTTGCTGCTGTCGATGGTCGCCGGAGACGACACCGGCACCGTGGTGTCAGCCAACGACCGCTCGGCGATGGGCGTGGAACCGCGAGAACCGTCGTTGCTGTTGTCGTTAGTCGCGGGTCGAGATGCCGGCGCGGTGATCTAA